One Magnolia sinica isolate HGM2019 chromosome 2, MsV1, whole genome shotgun sequence genomic window, AATATCAACCCTTAAATAAATGTTCAGTAAATAgacaaagaaaataaagtataatTTTAAAACTCACTGAATCGACTCGAAActcagccaagtaaacttgaccAGGAGAGATTTCAAGGTGTGTCAAAGAGAAAACCGGCTTTTCAGTGTGACTCAGCCAAGTTTCAGGGAGACTCAATCAGTCAACTTGCTGACTCCATTGACTCAATGCGACTTGCGAAAACGACTCGGCCAAGTATCAGGGAGAATCGATGGGTTGACTCACTGATTTGGTTGACTTGATGCAACTTGCGATGATTCAAGCATGTCACTCATGAACAATCtttctcttttaataaaatttattgAGCTGATGGGAAAGATTCAAATCCTCAACCTTTTATGAAAGAACTAACGTTTTTCACCATTGCAATAAGCATGCTatagatatttattttttctattttgtatACTTTACAAATATTATATAGAGTTTATTATAACCCCTtatattttagtttaattattaaataccgGTTTGGGTCATGTAGAGACTTGATCGAGTCTTGAATCAACCCAACCCAGCTGGACATCAAACAAAGttgattttttgggtttttaaactatgaAATAAAGCAATGTTCTCATTCATCTGGGAAAAGGCCAAAGACTCGATAGCTAGTAGTTGTATTTACGGGCATTTGTGCATGGACTatccattatggggcccaccaaagtaACCACTTGGATCACAGAAACAGAAGACTGACATACGGTTGAAACTCACAACTAAGCATTGTACAATGCCTCTTTCTTCCTATTTTGTTGATGCTTCCTGTAAATTTTGCTGTATAAGTGAAAAGGGGATGTTCAACAGTGACCATCTATCTAATGCATCTCTCACCATTTGAAAACGAGACTGATAGAACAGTTCTATCCATTGGCGCATTTCAAATGGATGGTGAAAACAGACATGTCAATGGTTGAGTTTGGCATGGAAAGGTGGGGAAGGTTTATGGCTTGGATCATCTGATAGATCACTATGGGCCATCTATGCCAGGCCCAACTAGATGCCACTGTGGAGAAATCATTGGATATTCAATAAGAGGATATGCAAAGTatactcaggttttcagtttgcaaaagtggggtccatggtttaaTGAGCCAATCCTGGGTATGTTGGACCACATTGTGGATAGAGACAATGCCCCAGAAATATCCTTCTTAGTATAACTCTACCTTTCTATTTGTAGCCTGAGAACAGGTGGTCAAGAAGAGTAATATGACAATAGCCCACATCAATTAGAAAAAGGCTCAAGATCGATGGATAGGATGTTCCAATATATGAGACTTTTCTGTCATTGCCCATCCATGGTGTAACCCAATAGACCAGTGGTCTGGGTCACTGAACCACAGACCAATGTAATGGTTGCTCTGTTATTATGATGAGTAATACTATGGTGGTTTGCTGTCTACTTTCAACAGTCCCAACACTGTCCTTATCCCACTATGAGGGTGTCAATCAAAAAGCTGTGGGGTCTGCTATGATGTGTTCATCCATCATCTGGCACTGTCTgacagatcatgttaggacatgacaccaaaaataaggcagatccaaaactcaagtcagACACACCGCAGGGAACATTAAGGATGTAGATGCACAACAATGAGACTTTCCTGgtgcccactgaagttttggatcaggctgatattttgtattttccttcatcctggTTGCACTCACTTTATAAATGTGTTGAAACTTGAATGTCATATcgacatcacagtaggccccagaAAGGTTTCAGTGGTGGTTGTGCTCAGTCTCactattccctgtggtgtggcccacttgagttttgcattgACCCAAGTTTTGCAGtggcatcctaaaatgagcttgcacaAGTGGTGGATGGAGTTGGTGCCACACATGTCATGGAGGGCCCTGCAGTGCTTTTTGTTGTGGAAGTGAACTGCCTGGGCGAATTGCTCGAGCGAATCTTGGTAGCATTACTCTATTATGATGGTAATGCCAATAGTATGTTATCGGTAATAACACCTatctaccctttttttttctctataaTAAAACACTGAATTCATCTCACTCTTTCCTTGTCTGCAGTTCATTCTACTCTCTTAAAAGCTCAAAACCAATGAGATAAAGAAATGGTGAGAGATTCAAAAGAATACCTGGTACTAAGAGTTACTGAACTAGCACAGAATAATGCTGAGCTCCGCAAACATCTCCATCAAGTGGTAGTAGAGAAACTAGAGCAGGAGAAGAGCTTCCGCTTATTGATAGAGGAAAAGACTTTAGAAATTAAGCGTATACTTGGTGAAGATGTTTCTCAGAGAGACATACTAAAGGAGGAACCAGAAgacttgttttcaaaatttcaagaaTTGAAGATAAGACACAGGGAGAGTTCACGGGAGATTCAACAGCTGAGGATGGAGCGCGACTTACtaatagaagaaaagaaagagagggaggggcGGTTGATTTTGTTAAAGGATAGCTTGCATTCAATCTTATCCGATTTGTCGGTGGGCCAGGATGGCAATGAAGTTCGGATGCATATGGACAAAAGAACTGAGAATGAGTTGTTAAAACGAGCATTGTGGATGGTGAAGTCCACTGCACGGATGGTAGAGACATTGGAaggtgaagaagaagagattgaTGGGAGAGGAGCTGCTGGctttgatggagaggagggagaggaagaGATGATTCGAGTGCTCGATGCAGAGCTGAAAGCTATCTGGAGGGGTTATTGGAGTAGAGTGATGAAGACGGAGGACttgaaaaggaggaaagagaCTGAACATGTCTTCAACAAAGGGAAAATGGAAGCTATTGCTTTAGTTGGCTGTTTTAGCATTGTCTTCTTGATTGTGTCAATAGCAGCTATTGCTGCTAGTTGTAAGTACTATTTAAGATAGGATTTTATCTGAAGATCAAAAGTGGATTTTATTTTtaccaggtttttttttttctggattctctctctttcactcttctTATTTGTCTTCTACATGGGATTGCTGTCAACACAGGTAATTTCTTATTTAATCCGGTTGCATTAGAAAATATCAAAACACCTAATAAGTGGATGGCAATTGAGTTGGGCTGGCCCGAGTCCTGACCATGTTCGGCCATGTTTAATCATGAGCTTTCAGTCCTGACAACGAATTCTGCATGGTTTCGACTGGGTATGCCTTGGGCCCAACAGCTCTGCAACATCTTGTCCTTGTAATATACCGCCGTTGTCCCGCTCTTGTCACTATCTTACTCTGTTTGGCTTTGGATTCCGACTCTTAGCTGATGGGTTGGACATGGGCACGTTCTGGCTAGTGCCAGTTTCTACCCTCCTAATAGGTTATCAGCTACAATGAATCTAGTTGTATTTGGACAcatggatgatccaatcatcctgATATGTACTTTCCAGTCAGTCAACCACATGGCTCATCCAGGTGAATGGAGTTATGGACTATGATCAATAGCATCAAGAATGGATAAACAGATCGGTGGACCATTTCTAATTGAGAGTCAGGCCGTATGTGGTCGCACGTTCCAATGTGGAACATGATGCCCAAGACCTGAGCCTTTTTTTGAGGTAGGCAGCATTATTTAGATGTAGCGTAAAAATCGGGACATTTCAGACCTGGCAGTTGACAGACCTACCTATCAGCCCTGCTGGTTCTCAAATGATCGAACTGGAATCATCTACAGCGCCTGTTTTACACCCAAGATCCGTGGGGCACAAGTTGCATATCctgtccatcaggttctatcctctaCTCTGGGTCCAGTGGAGACAGATCcacatctcaagtgggccactcaccAGGGAAAAAATGgtatgggatgccaaccatataGTGCCACCaagtatatctttcatcaaaccctttaatcaggtgtaactcaccagAACCAaagtgaagatacaaaaatcagccggATTCTAAACTTACGCGGGCCACACTACATGAACGGTCAAGAGTTTACGGTTCAAATAAGGTTTTTCTCAcctaatggatagagtggatttgcatattgtatatggtgtggaccccatagcttgggTGTTTTAGGCGCTTGATAAAAGTGTTCTGAGACTATTTGGTCCCAAATAATCACCTCAATTCAACAATCGTGACCCTTACATCGTTGGCCTGACAATAGGCAGTCAACTCGGACCAGAATCCTGTACAACACCGATTTTAGGCAGCGCGTGGAACACCcgggattgtggggcccaccatgttgtatatgtaaaatcaacTACGTCTATCAAATTCTATCCTCGATTCCAGAATCTGGGGCAAAAAAATCAGTTATATCcacaatcatgtgggccacaccacaggaacaatgAGGATAGGATGCCAACCATAGATTTTTGTGTGTCGGGTGTATGTCTTTCATAAAACCCATTAATCAGGCATAATTAatcaggatgaagtgaaaacacaaaaatcacccCGGTCCAAATATCAGCCAGGCCACAACGTGTGAACTTAGAGGTTTTGGGAGCAATTTTACACTGTCccattgtcgtggccgattgagttttttttatttttttgctgatAATTTGTATATACAGTTCAAATAATGGATCTcatctgatggacagagtggatttacatataaaacatggtgggccccacatagctcggGTGTTTTACGCCAGCTTGGTCAAACCAAACGATTCCGAAAAGAAAGACAAACGAGACACGgcaaccgaaaaaaaaaaaaaaaaaacgaggccaaagattggatggctaagatattCCAACATGGGAGTCTTTTGGGCACGGGCCATCCACCGTTAGGTGCATGACATCAACGGTCTGCGTCACTGCACGGACAAACTGAAAACCCGATCATGCCATGCATATGTTATCCA contains:
- the LOC131235456 gene encoding uncharacterized protein LOC131235456, giving the protein MVRDSKEYLVLRVTELAQNNAELRKHLHQVVVEKLEQEKSFRLLIEEKTLEIKRILGEDVSQRDILKEEPEDLFSKFQELKIRHRESSREIQQLRMERDLLIEEKKEREGRLILLKDSLHSILSDLSVGQDGNEVRMHMDKRTENELLKRALWMVKSTARMVETLEGEEEEIDGRGAAGFDGEEGEEEMIRVLDAELKAIWRGYWSRVMKTEDLKRRKETEHVFNKGKMEAIALVGCFSIVFLIVSIAAIAASCKYYLR